A genomic segment from Aegilops tauschii subsp. strangulata cultivar AL8/78 chromosome 1, Aet v6.0, whole genome shotgun sequence encodes:
- the LOC141027215 gene encoding uncharacterized protein, with product MAAVVQLCVCIYVLVYHIRVADEHCGLLAAFLLDEEYTFVGVDINNDQKKLKRVGLVVRNFVDIQNMWRVPDLVTIKPKYGLADYVGSIIHHSYNEMKDVITEYDHHIWAEAPLPLKNIYYASRDAYATYDVYKCLVNFQKGFQSQCQHLAKPSRRSRKSGRKNEST from the coding sequence ATGGCTGCCGTGGTCCAGTTATGCGTTTGCATCTACGTCCTCGTGTACCACATAAGAGTTGCTGATGAGCACTGCGGCCTGCTTGCCGCCTTCCTGCTCGACGAGGAGTACACCTTTGTTGGGGTGGACATCAACAATGACCAGAAAAAACTCAAGCGTGTTGGTCTGGTGGTACGAAACTTTGTGGATATCCAGAATATGTGGAGAGTGCCTGATCTAGTGACCATTAAGCCAAAGTATGGCTTGGCTGACTACGTTGGTTCCATCATCCACCACAGCTACAACGAGATGAAGGATGTTATCACAGAATATGACCACCATATATGGGCAGAAGCGCCCTTGCCCTTGAAGAACATCTATTATGCTTCCAGGGACGCGTATGCCACCTACGATGTATACAAGTGCTTGGTGAACTTCCAGAAGGGGTTCCAGAGTCAGTGCCAGCATCTCGCCAAACCATCTAGGCGGTCGAGGAAGTCTGGAAGGAAGAATGAATCAACCTAA